A window of the Physeter macrocephalus isolate SW-GA chromosome 7, ASM283717v5, whole genome shotgun sequence genome harbors these coding sequences:
- the CCKAR gene encoding cholecystokinin receptor type A produces MDVDSLLLNGSNMTPPCELGIENETLFCLDQPYASKEWQPAVQILLYSLIFLLSVLGNTLVITVLIRNKRLRTVTNIFLLSLAVSDLMLCLFCMPFNLIPSLLKDFIFGSAVCKTTTYFMGTSVSVSTFNLVAISLERYGAICKPLQSRVWQTKSHALKVIAATWCLSFTIMTPYPIYSNLVPFTKNNNQTANMCRFLLPNDVMQQSWHTFLLLILFLIPGIVMMVAYGLISLELYQGIKFDASQKKSARERKPSPGSSGSCEARDGCYLQRSKPPGKLELQQLSASRRRRVSRIRSSSPAANLMAKKRVIRMLMVIVVLFFLCWMPIFSANAWRAFDTASAERRLSGTPISFILLLSYTSSCVNPIIYCFMNQRFRLGFMATFPCCPNSGPPGARGEAGEEVESRTTRASLSGRSCSHASASAPPP; encoded by the exons ATGGATGTGGACAGCCTTCTCTTGAATGGAAGCAACATGACGCCTCCCTGCGAACTGGGGATAGAAAACGAGACGCTTTTCTGCTTGGATCAGCCCTATGCTTCCAAAG AGTGGCAGCCAGCCGTGCAGATTCTCTTGTACTCCTTGATATTCCTGCTCAGCGTGCTGGGAAACACGCTGGTCATTACGGTGCTGATTCGGAACAAGAGGCTGAGAACGGTCACCAACATCTTCCTGCTCTCCCTGGCTGTCAGTGACCTCATGCTCTGCCTCTTCTGCATGCCGTTCAACCTCATCCCCAGCCTGCTTAAGGACTTCATCTTTGGGAGCGCTGTCTGCAAGACCACCACCTACTTCATGG GCACCTCTGTGAGTGTCTCCACCTTTAATCTGGTAGCCATATCGCTGGAGAGATATGGGGCAATTTGCAAACCCTTACAGTCCCGCGTCTGGCAGACAAAATCCCACGCTTTGAAGGTGATTGCCGCTACCTGGTGCCTCTCCTTTACCATCATGACTCCATACCCGATTTATAGCAACTTGGTGCCTTTTACCAAAAATAACAATCAGACCGCGAATATGTGCCGCTTTCTACTGCCAAATGATGTCATGCAGCAGTCCTG gcaCACCTTCCTGTTACTCATCCTCTTTCTTATTCCTGGAATTGTGATGATGGTGGCATATGGATTAATCTCTCTGGAACTTTACCAGGGAATAAAATTTGATGCTAGCCAGAAGAAGTCTGCTAGAG AAAGGAAACCGAGCCCCGGCAGCAGCGGCAGTTGCGAGGCCCGCGATGGGTGCTACCTGCAGCGGTCCAAGCCCCCAGGGaagctggagctgcagcagctgtCGGCCAGCCGCCGCCGCAGGGTCAGCCGCATCAGGAGCAGCAGCCCCGCGGCCAACCTGATGGCCAAGAAGCGGGTCATTCGCATGCTCATGGTCATCGTggttctcttcttcctctgctggATGCCCATCTTCAGCGCCAACGCCTGGCGGGCCTTCGACACCGCCTCTGCCGAGCGCCGCCTCTCCGGGACCCCCATCTCCTTCATCCTCCTGCTCTCCTACACCTCCTCGTGCGTCAACCCCATCATCTACTGCTTCATGAACCAGCGGTTCCGCCTCGGCTTCATGGCCACGTTCCCCTGCTGCCCCAACTCTGGTCCCCCAGGAGCGagaggggaggcgggggaggaggtggagagcaGGACCACCCGGGCCTCTCTGTCCGGGCGCTCGTGCAGCCACGCGAGCGCCTCTGCCCCGCCCCCGTGA